In Vanessa atalanta chromosome 3, ilVanAtal1.2, whole genome shotgun sequence, one genomic interval encodes:
- the LOC125077451 gene encoding piezo-type mechanosensitive ion channel component isoform X2, whose translation MHKYYISVLLVRLVLPASLLLGIALRPFGLSLIYLLLYLIAPFPQVPDSKTFRGCRGKYLQLNLVVSALLLLVHAIWHSVLAGFAPYGSLFDDYPIIQTIGFNLGLVSYAGIDPLMAVHYLAPELVVMGTSLAVNLMVRTLLVGSSNDEVIRKDSKHQRFPLLTSAGKYLALLLLMASGIMRPSVTSGIYFLVFMGAATAWAVGKPLERGFAVVSRCVMAIMGVHIAVLLVYQCTWIIDIFPPETDMARYFGLTKLVILNETDSSNFTYEVTDDHMWATLASPLVILFSYFFLAIETRELFKPKAKKKSALTGLEAGKLNGSLVRGVSFHRGSRHAPRDKWRNATKKVRLLRNMSPSKRWSGGRASSVTRQLHQDSTGSVVVPDEESVMEIEEPTLMDDIVAAVVDFFQVLIRSSYIATTITMMAWSIMFHSWLTFVFLMWANIVWLCQDQRSFMLKTSPVLVCYAMLLLIAQYIYGMNLTESELPSNITEVNLHQIGLGREEGEPCVPLLIKSLFTCMFWVTLRQRVQELRRRRHSAVVTDMAAPLHLTVSAAATGVDASREEEKRSRLLVALGEWLRAACARYWIYVVVIMLFVIGITGERMTIFRIIYMFLFLFFILMFQISWYWWRRLMYVFWITVIIYSMINLILIYIYQFDNFSKTIETYLMINERLQHDLGLEPYHRADLFVKLLTPTLFLIITIMQVHYFHKDFMALSDPKTRTNSIAREVDSSRPSQGGTSTMKDDLPPLPLEDRPANEHSDSDTEAEQSIGTSSFNTAARRSMYRKSSRSRSYAARERVSAWRAARAFAWRRCVALRRRLADWTDKAFILLDIHLIKIVFLSLMLLCVFNVCAMHVPIMIIIAPALLLSSRKQRICVLLISTLISVYFMAKMVYQIEYIKHSFFDVNCTKMGENNTLNTTVYNNAEWVGFSKATSKRPLVVLLKGYIGLIAVFTFYSLVTYRQQTLRSMGLLPANKEKIMFPDVTRVDADNNLIHCFKYLVNYGFYKFGVEISLMCLMGVIGSRMDVCAVLYAGWLLALAAARRARLAQLWPAFTACVTALVPLQYMLAVGFVPQLCLRYPWGGNDQQMKHIRTWLFLPYDDEPPHAVKLIFDYFLLLFAARQLRVFRVEKVHGDSYAGGSNSEDIGKDWETPNFVNPVPDFLGYVGSWLDVLKRMVFLGMLWVTLAIMFMTGTNRVNLFSMGYLIGSFIFLWQGTDFYLRPKEAILQWWSWLLRYNVSVVVVKALLQIPGCMFSSVLQEHACWLVQLLGIGCVDKFAGGNIARFLKMQYDKDSMCSVPQEDIGLAWDGVCFAFLILQRRLFHSYYFYRVIDESKATTVLASRGADLIEELRQKQMNIQEEQEVKILEKIKVKMERIKANQKKIQGVMSKEPVHHDAGSGTVSAPVTHRHKARVRTPFKPPASHQKAVRSGDYYMFDEFDDTDVHLKDDESSSDEEAPKTMGFGKLVSTAIKTDVRRAVSLRRASAPAVRTRASSLTFPFSYPRQGRTTTPRSEAVREADVDVKVSEHDRPGPSSELEDFAPQPESESFIDKLKGFLDTTTAFISSILVSLTRHLMKYSRDYRYVSRTLSVEKKRLKEKEGFGIGRREGSQMIWEPLPETLLHHKDVTTLEEQDDSMFKQEKSPIIHLVYALWYAVLAHTDIVCYIMVFINQIQSATILSIPLPLMVFLWGTLTIPRPTKTFWVTLIAYTEVIVLIKSMFQFEILPWNQKAIPANMPFTAPRIIGIERKFNYALYDLLLLLIIFLHRFMLKSLGLWKESTPEVELKEDMEYPLNPSDTQLLVEGRGEEVGRKYLEMHERPTPPAQTETNDISETPKKTVELREPEQTEDHDLEQEPGPSKVIDDDHYKVNDDQEPIIAVATTLEDTYSHYPQVIVLSVKRYLSPTRHFFQRMLAPGARVTADIYAYMFLCDFFNFLVVIFGFAAFGTHQGDGGVQAYLEENKVPIPFLVMLILQFGLIVIDRALYLRKFMLGKILFQYALIIGVHIWMFFVLPFITERTFNALLPPPMWYMVKCVYLLLSAYQIRCGYPRRIIGNFLCKSYHFLNMVCFRGFMAVPFLFELRTLMDWIWTDTSMTFMDWLKMEDIFASVFLLKCSRYVEDEFPQPRGAKKSATSKYLLGGGVLAFVIAIIWFPLVFFAFGNSVGQPNPPTDVTVKIRIGPFLPVYQMSAQSHNIDVFTEQDYTQLSNQYARDRTAQTFLSNYMYNDVAVVTINPNSTMTWQISPPELARLEKEAVSNASLAVKFTYVITHQSNNAQNPPTIDSNREVPLDAYIDGKPNPERETLLKLLADTAKPDTWLNVKMLFPKFLKVFNKGTSKPAYQLMPPISGTEHDDARFYRDVQLRLEREGDSVYWRVREACQPSDYLAAIPMNNCDMLVMYTFNDKLFPETLNFISGGGIIGLYTTFVFLASRVLRGFFSGIYTKIMFDDLPNVDRVLQLCLDIYLVREALELSLEEDLFAKLVFLYRSPETMIKWSRPKEEDSQEQRALPAPN comes from the exons gtataGCACTGCGGCCATTCGGCCTTTCTCTTATATATTTGCTGCTGTACTTGATAGCGCCGTTTCCACAAGTACCAGATTCCAAAACATTCCgag GCTGCCGAGGCAAATATCTTCAACTCAATCTTGTTGTCTCCGCGTTGCTTTTGCTAGTTCATGCAATATGGCACAGTGTCCTGGCAGGTTTTGCGCCTTATGGTTCTCTTTTCGACGATTATCCGATCATTCAAACGATCGGATTCAACCTCGGTCTTGTATCATATGCGGGAATAGATCCACTTATGGCAGTGCATTATCTTGCACCGgag CTGGTTGTAATGGGCACATCATTAGCAGTGAACTTGATGGTGCGTACCCTTCTTGTTGGATCTTCTAATGATGAAGTTATTAGAAAAGATTCCAAGCATCAGCGGTTTCCTTTGCTCACAAGTGCAG GCAAATATCTCGCACTATTACTTTTAATGGCATCCGGAATAATGCGTCCTAGTGTAACATCAGGGATATATTTCCTGGTGTTTATGGGTGCGGCAACGGCTTGGGCTGTAGGAAAGCCCCTAGAACGTGGGTTCGCCGTGGTGAGCCGCTGTGTCATGGCCATCATGGGCGTCCATATAGCAGTACTTCTTGTTTACCAGTGCACTTGGATCATAGACATTTTTCCACCAGAGACGGATATGGCTAG ataTTTTGGCCTCACAAAACTAGTTATTCTTAACGAAACAGATTCATCGAATTTTACGTATGAAGTGACCGACGACCACATGTGGGCTACTTTGGCTAGTCCCTTAGTGATACTCTTTTCATACTTTTTCCTCGCCATTGAAACACGAGAACTCTTCAAACCAAAG GCGAAGAAAAAGAGTGCTTTAACTGGCCTCGAAGCGGGTAAACTGAACGGTTCTTTGGTGCGCGGCGTGTCCTTCCACCGCGGCAGCAGACACGCGCCGCGCGACAAGTGGAGGAACGCCACGAAGAAAGTTCGC CTCCTTCGTAACATGAGCCCTAGTAAGCGCTGGTCGGGCGGCCGAGCCAGCTCTGTTACGCGTCAACTGCACCAAGACTCCACCGGCTCCGTCGTTGTACCTGATGAAG AATCAGTAATGGAGATAGAGGAGCCAACATTAATGGATGATATTGTGGCTGCAGTCGTTGACTTCTTCCAAGTACTAATCAG atcttCTTACATAGCGACAACGATAACAATGATGGCATGGAGTATAATGTTCCACTCGTGGTTGACATTTGTGTTCCTCATGTGGGCAAATATCGTGTGGTTATGCCAGGATCAGCGATCCTTTATGTTGAAGACTAGTCCCGTGCTGGTTTGCTACGCAATGTTACTGCTTATCGCGCAGTACATCTATGGCATGAATCTTACGGAGAGCGAGCTACCGTCTAATATAACA GAGGTGAATCTGCACCAGATAGGCCTGGGCCGGGAGGAGGGCGAGCCGTGCGTGCCGCTTCTAATCAAGTCGCTGTTCACGTGCATGTTCTGGGTGACGCTGCGCCAGCGCGTGCAGGAGCTGCGGCGCCGTCGACACTCCGCCGTCGTCACCGACATGGCGGCGCCGCTGCACCTCACCGTTTCCGCCGCCGCCACTG GTGTGGACGCTTCTCGTGAAGAGGAGAAACGGTCACGCTTGCTGGTAGCGCTAGGCGAGTGGCTGCGGGCTGCCTGCGCTCGATACTGGATATACGTAGTTGTGATCATGCTCTTCGTGATCGGCATCACGGGCGAGCGAATGACTATCTTCAGGATCATATACATGTTCCTATTCCTGTTCTTCATACTCATGTTccag ATAAGTTGGTACTGGTGGCGTCGTCTGATGTACGTTTTCTGGAtaacagttattatatattcaatgatCAATCTcattctaatttatatataccaatTTGATAATTTCTCGAAGACAATAGAAACTTATTTGATGATTAACGAGAGATT gcaaCATGATTTGGGCTTAGAGCCATATCATCGGGCAGACTTATTCGTAAAACTATTAACGCCTACCTTGTTTCTCATCATTACAATAATGCAGGTGCACTATTTCCATAAGGACTTTATGGCATTATCTGACCCAAAAACGAG GACAAATAGTATAGCTAGAGAAGTAGACTCAAGTAGGCCTAGTCAAGGCGGTACTTCCACTATGAAAGATGAT CTACCACCGCTGCCACTAGAAGATAGACCCGCAAACGAGCACTCCGACAGTGACACTGAAGCGGAGCAGTCTATAGGAACGTCTTCCTTCAATACTGCTGCTCGTCGTTCTATGTACAG GAAGTCGTCGCGCAGCCGCTCGTACGCGGCGCGGGAGCGCGTGTCGGCGTggcgcgcggcgcgcgcgtTCGCGTGGCGGCGCTGCGTCGCGCTGCGGCGCCGGCTGGCCGACTGGACCGACAAGGCCTTCATCTTACTCGACATACATCTTATCAAGATCGTCTTTCTCTCGCTCATGCTGCTCTGTGTCTTTaat GTCTGCGCCATGCACGTtccaataatgataattatcgCACCGGCGCTGTTGCTAAGCTCTCGTAAGCAAAGAATATGCGTATTGTTAATATCTACTCTAATAAGTGTATACTTTATGGCGAAGATGGTCTACCAAATAGAgtatataaaacattcattCTTTGATGTGAACTGTACAAAG ATGGGAGAGAACAATACATTGAATACGACAGTGTATAACAACGCCGAATGGGTTGGGTTCAGTAAGGCGACGTCGAAGCGACCTCTAGTGGTACTCTTAAAGGGCTATATAGGCCTAATCGCTGTTTTCACCTTCTACTCGCTAGTCACATACAGGCAACAAACACTCAG gaGCATGGGTCTCCTACCGGCCAACAAGGAGAAGATAATGTTTCCAGATGTCACCCGCGTAGACGCTGATAATAACCTGATAcattgctttaaatatttagtgaaCTACGGCTTCTACAAGTTCGGAGTCGag ATCTCGCTGATGTGCCTGATGGGCGTGATCGGCTCGCGCATGGACGTGTGCGCCGTGCTGTACGCGGGCTGGCTGCTGGCgctggcggcggcgcggcgcgcgcgcctGGCGCAGCTGTGGCCCGCCTTCACCGCCTGCGTCACGGCGCTCGTGCCGCTGCAGTACATGCTGGCCGTGGGCTTCGTGCCGCAGCTGTGTCTGCGCTACCCTTGGGGCGGCAACGACCAG CAAATGAAACATATCCGTACTTGGCTCTTTTTACCGTACGACGACGAGCCCCCGCATGCGGTGAAGCTCATCTTCGATTATTTCCTGCTTTTGTTCGCGGCGCGCCAGTTGAGGGTGTTCAGAGTGGAAAAAGTCCACGGTGACTCTTACGCAGGCGGTTCCAACAGCGAGGACATCGGCAAAGACTGGGAAACCCCCAACTTTGTTAATCCAGTACCGGACTTTTTAGGATATGTCGG ATCATGGTTAGATGTCTTAAAAAGAATGGTATTTCTGGGCATGTTGTGGGTGACCCTCGCCATTATGTTCATGACGGGCACTAATCGTGTCAATCTGTTTTCGATGGGCTATCTCATCGGTTCTTTCATATTCCTGTGGCAAGGAACAGACTTCTATTTACGTCCAAAGGAAGCAATTTTGCAATG GTGGTCCTGGCTCCTCCGCTACAATGTATCCGTTGTGGTAGTGAAGGCGCTGCTACAAATCCCGGGTTGCATGTTCAGCTCAGTGCTGCAGGAACACGCGTGCTGGCTCGTGCAGCTGCTGGGCATCGGCTGCGTCGACAAGTTCGCCGGCGGGAACATCGCCAGGTTTCTTAAGATGCAGTATGACAAG gaTTCAATGTGTTCAGTTCCTCAAGAAGACATTGGTTTGGCGTGGGATGGAGTTTGTTTCGCTTTCCTGATATTGCAAAGAAGACTTTTCCACAGTTACTATTTCTACAGAGTTATCGATGAAAGCAAAGCTACCACTGTTCTCGCATCTAG AGGTGCGGATTTAATTGAGGAACTTCgtcaaaaacaaatgaacatacAAGAGGAACAAGAAGTAAAGATATTGGAAAAGATTAAAGTTAAAATGGAAAGAATCAAAGCGAATCAGAAGAAAATACAGGGAGTTATGTCAAAGGAACCCGTACACCACGATGCAG GAAGTGGTACCGTTTCCGCGCCAGTCACACATAGGCATAAAG CACGCGTGAGAACTCCGTTTAAGCCGCCCGCCAGCCATCAGAAGG CGGTGCGTTCCGGAGACTACTACATGTTTGATGAATTTGACGATACTGATGTTCATTTGAAAGACGATGAGTCCAGTTCAGACGAAGAAGCACCGAAAACTATGGGTTTCGGGAAG CTGGTGTCGACGGCCATCAAGACGGACGTGCGCCGCGCCGTGTCGCTGCGCCGCGCGTCTGCGCCCGCCGTGCGCACGCGCGCCTCCTCGCTCACCTTTCCCTTCTCCTATCCGCGCCAG GGTCGGACAACTACACCTCGGTCAGAGGCTGTACGGGAAGCAGACGTGGATGTAAAGGTATCAGAGCATGATCGGCCCGGACCTTCATCAGAATTAGAGGATTTTGCACCGCAACCAG AATCGGAGTCGTTCATTGATAAATTAAAGGGATTCTTAGACACCACTACAGCCTTTATATCTAGTATACTTGTATCCTTGACGCGTCACCTAATGAAGTATTCGCGAGATTACAGATACGTTTCGCGTACGTTATCTGTTGAAAAAAAGAGGCTCAAg GAGAAGGAAGGCTTCGGTATCGGTCGACGAGAAGGTTCACAGATGATTTGGGAGCCGCTACCCGAAACGCTGTTGCATCA TAAGGATGTGACGACGTTGGAAGAGCAAGACGACTCGATGTTTAAGCAAGAAAAGTCTCCGATAATACATCTCGTTTATGCATTGTGGTATGCGGTCTTGGCGCATACCGACATAGTTTGTTACATTATGGTGTTCATAAACCAG atCCAGTCGGCAACAATTCTATCCATTCCATTACCTCTTATGGTGTTTTTATGGGGAACTTTGACCATACCGCGACCAACTAAAACCTTTTGGGTTACTCTAATTGCGTACACTGAG GtcatagtattaataaaaagcaTGTTCCAATTCGAAATCTTACCGTGGAACCAAAAAGCCATACCAGCGAACATGCCTTTCACTGCGCCGAGAATTATCGGAATAGAGAGGAAATTCAACTATGCATTATATGACCTACTTCTTctactcattatatttttacatag atttatgttGAAATCGTTGGGCTTGTGGAAGGAATCAACGCCGGAGGTAGAATTAAAAGAGGATATGGAGTATCCCTTGAATCCTTCTGATACCCAATTGTTGGTCGAAGGTCGAGGTGAAGAAGTCGGTCGGAAGTATCTGGAGATGCACGAAAGGCCGACCCC GCCCGCACAAACGGAAACGAATGATATATCTGAAACCCCGAAAAAAACGGTAGAATTAAGAGAACCTGAACAAACGGAAGATCACGACTTAGAACAAGAACCTGGTCCCTCTAAAGTCATAGACGACGATCATTAcaa AGTCAATGACGACCAAGAACCGATAATTGCTGTTGCGACGACGCTAGAAGATACATATAGCCACTATCCTCAAGTAATTGTGTTATC CGTGAAGCGCTACCTGTCGCCCACGCGGCACTTCTTCCAGCGCATGCTGGCGCCGGGCGCGCGCGTCACGGCCGACATCTACGCCTACATGTTTCTCTGCGACTTCTTCAACTTCCTCGTCGTTATATTCGGCTTCGCTGCTTTCGGA ACTCATCAAGGGGACGGCGGGGTGCAGGCTTATCTGGAAGAGAACAAAGTACCGATCCCATTTTTGGTGATGTTGATTCTTCAATTCGGTCTGATCGTGATAGACCGCGCGCTCTACCTGCGCAAGTTCATGCTGGGCAAGATATTATTCCAATACGCACTCATAATCGGCGTGCACATTTGGATGTTCTTCGTATTACCCTTCATCACTGAGAG AACATTCAACGCTCTGTTGCCGCCGCCCATGTGGTACATGGTGAAGTGCGTGTACCTACTGCTGTCCGCGTATCAGATCCGCTGCGGATATCCGCGCCGCATCATCGGCAACTTCCTCTGCAAGTCCTACCACTTCCTCAACATGGTTTGCTTTAGAGG aTTTATGGCTGTGCCTTTCTTGTTCGAGTTACGCACACTGATGGACTGGATCTGGACGGATACATCTATGACGTTCATGGACTGGCTCAAAATGGAAGATATATTCGCCAGTGTTTTCTTACTGAAG TGCTCGCGCTACGTGGAGGACGAGTTCCCGCAGCCGCGCGGCGCCAAGAAGTCGGCGACGTCCAAGTACCTGCTGGGCGGCGGGGTGCTCGCCTTCGTCATCGCCATCATCTGGTTCCCGCTCGTATTCTTCGCCTTCGGAAACTCC gTTGGGCAACCGAATCCACCAACAGACGTTACGGTAAAAATTCGAATCGGACCATTTCTGCCGGTCTACCAGATGTCGGCACAATCGCATAATATAGACGT CTTCACGGAGCAGGACTACACGCAGCTGAGCAACCAGTACGCTCGCGACCGCACGGCGCAGACGTTCCTGTCCAACTACATGTACAACGACGTGGCCGTCGTCACCATCAACCCCAACTCCACCATGACGTGGCAGATCTCACCGCCCGAGCTCGCCCGCCTCGAGAAGGAGGCCGTCTCCA ATGCGTCGCTTGCGGTGAAATTCACATACGTCATCACACATCAGAGCAACAACGCGCAGAACCCGCCCACCATAGACAGCAATCGCGAGGTGCCGCTGGACGCCTACATTGACGGGAAGCCCAACCCCGAGAGGGAGACGCTGCTGAAGCTGCTGGCGGACACCGCAAAGCCCGACACTTg gctAAATGTGAAGATGCTTTTCCCGAAATTCCTAAAAGTCTTCAATAAAGGCACTTCGAAGCCTGCCTACCAATTGATGCCCCCGATATCGGGGACGG AGCACGACGACGCGCGGTTCTACCGCGACGTGCAGTTGCGCCTCGAGCGCGAGGGGGACAGCGTGTACTGGCGCGTGCGGGAGGCCTGCCAGCCGTCC GATTACCTCGCAGCGATTCCGATGAACAACTGTGATATGCTCGTCATGTACACTTTCAATGACAAACTCTTCCCGGAGACTCTCAATTTTATATCAGGAGGAGG AATAATCGGGCTGTACACGACGTTCGTGTTCCTGGCGTCGCGCGTGCTGCGCGGCTTCTTCTCGGGCATCTACACCAAGATCATGTTCGACGACCTGCCCAACGTCGACCGCGTGCTGCAGCTGTGTCTCGACATCTATCTG GTTCGCGAGGCTTTAGAGCTGTCCCTAGAAGAAGACTTATTTGCGAAATTAGTATTCTTGTATCGATCGCCAGAGACCATGATAAAATGGAGTCGACCGAAGGAAGAAGACAGTCAAGAACAAAGAGCACTACCAGCTCCAAACTGA